The following proteins are co-located in the Billgrantia tianxiuensis genome:
- a CDS encoding TonB-dependent siderophore receptor, translating to MSHAHPPSQPNALARAIRLALGLTLGGALFGATPQALAEETLEAETLVVVGTALKTETPALETPRSVSLVTEEELETRAVTKYDEALRYRSGVLAGHYGRDTKADWFFLRGFSGENSTYQDGLRLFREGGYFWWQTEPFGLERIEVLKGPASILYGEAPPGGVINAISKRPTEQARGLLSLQGGNKGHRQLGIDSSGPVGERDDVRYRMVGLFREGGGDIDGTDNQRVYLAPSLEVDLSDRTSITLLGSYMRDHGTPTNGFYLPYGTLENTPFGRVPRGTNLGEPGYDRREVTQLSLGYELEHGVSDTWRFQQNLRYSEFDMLLRGAYLFWMLDDRQAARGLTYRDGSYDAFTVDNRMVGNWYTESTENTLLVGLDYQKFDVEYGNGDNFAFDPIDIFDPRHGNFTPARIHTRHEEGKEQLGLYVQNQLTLQDRWILLAGLRRDSVDVTNREEGRADQDFSDSQLSFTGGVMYLGDHGLSPYLSYSESFSPLVGSDPDGNAYVPSEGEQWELGVKYAPHWLDGYVNAAVFDLKESNTLYTSGEASNRQGGRRHSRGFELEGVGYLTDQLQLVAAYTYTDTRVDISPQATNLRAGLIPRHQASLWLDYGFDSGLLAGLSVGGGVRYVSDSVDLPQYSDTEVPSYTLYDAKVSYDLDESWTAQLNVNNLTNEEYVSGCDYWCFYGESRSVIGSLSYRW from the coding sequence ATGTCTCATGCCCATCCTCCTTCTCAGCCGAACGCACTGGCTCGGGCGATACGCCTTGCCCTTGGCCTTACGCTAGGGGGCGCGCTGTTCGGAGCAACACCGCAGGCGCTTGCCGAGGAAACTCTCGAGGCAGAGACACTGGTGGTGGTGGGCACGGCGCTGAAGACCGAGACGCCGGCGTTGGAAACGCCACGGTCCGTTTCGCTGGTGACGGAGGAGGAGCTAGAGACCCGTGCCGTCACGAAGTACGACGAAGCCTTGCGCTATCGCAGCGGCGTGTTGGCTGGCCACTACGGTCGCGACACCAAGGCCGACTGGTTCTTCCTGCGTGGCTTCAGTGGCGAGAACTCCACCTACCAGGATGGCCTGCGCCTCTTTCGTGAAGGGGGCTATTTCTGGTGGCAGACCGAGCCCTTCGGCTTGGAGCGAATCGAGGTGCTCAAGGGGCCGGCCTCCATTCTCTATGGTGAGGCACCCCCGGGCGGGGTGATCAATGCCATCAGCAAGCGACCCACCGAGCAGGCTCGTGGCCTGTTGTCGCTGCAGGGGGGCAACAAGGGGCATCGCCAGCTGGGCATCGACAGTTCGGGGCCGGTGGGCGAGCGCGACGACGTGCGCTACCGCATGGTCGGGCTGTTCCGAGAGGGGGGCGGCGACATCGACGGAACCGACAACCAGCGGGTCTACCTCGCGCCCAGTCTCGAGGTCGACCTGAGCGACAGGACATCGATCACACTTCTCGGCAGCTACATGCGCGACCATGGTACGCCCACCAACGGCTTCTATCTGCCTTATGGGACGCTAGAAAACACCCCGTTCGGTCGCGTCCCGCGAGGCACCAATCTGGGCGAGCCAGGCTACGATCGTCGTGAGGTGACCCAGCTATCGCTGGGGTACGAACTCGAGCACGGAGTCAGCGATACCTGGCGTTTCCAGCAGAACCTGCGCTACAGCGAGTTCGACATGCTGTTGCGAGGGGCCTACCTGTTCTGGATGCTGGACGACAGGCAGGCGGCGCGTGGTCTGACCTATCGGGACGGTAGCTACGATGCCTTCACCGTCGACAACCGGATGGTGGGCAACTGGTACACCGAGAGCACCGAAAATACGCTACTGGTGGGGCTCGACTATCAGAAATTCGATGTGGAATACGGCAATGGCGACAACTTTGCTTTCGACCCGATCGATATCTTTGACCCTCGACACGGCAACTTTACCCCCGCGAGAATTCACACTCGGCACGAGGAGGGCAAGGAGCAACTCGGCCTCTACGTGCAGAACCAGCTGACATTGCAGGATCGCTGGATCCTTCTGGCCGGGCTGCGCCGCGATAGCGTCGACGTGACCAATCGTGAAGAAGGCCGTGCCGATCAGGATTTCAGTGACTCCCAGCTCTCCTTTACGGGCGGTGTCATGTATCTGGGTGACCATGGCCTGTCACCCTACCTGAGCTATAGCGAATCCTTCAGTCCTCTGGTCGGCAGCGATCCGGATGGCAATGCCTACGTGCCCAGTGAGGGTGAGCAGTGGGAGCTGGGTGTGAAGTACGCGCCGCACTGGCTCGACGGCTACGTCAATGCCGCTGTGTTCGACCTCAAGGAGAGCAACACCCTCTACACCAGCGGGGAGGCCAGTAATAGGCAGGGTGGAAGGCGCCATTCCCGTGGCTTCGAACTCGAGGGTGTCGGCTATCTGACCGATCAACTGCAGCTTGTCGCTGCCTACACGTATACCGATACACGCGTCGATATCAGTCCTCAGGCGACCAACTTGCGTGCAGGCTTGATTCCACGCCACCAGGCTTCGCTCTGGCTCGACTATGGCTTCGATTCGGGACTGCTGGCAGGTCTGAGCGTCGGCGGTGGGGTGCGCTACGTGAGCGACAGCGTCGACCTGCCGCAATACAGCGACACCGAAGTTCCGTCCTACACGCTTTATGATGCCAAGGTGAGCTACGACCTCGATGAGAGCTGGACCGCTCAGCTCAACGTCAACAACCTCACCAACGAAGAGTACGTCAGCGGCTGCGACTACTGGTGCTTCTACGGCGAATCGCGCAGCGTGATCGGCAGCCTCAGCTATCGCTGGTAA
- a CDS encoding ABC transporter substrate-binding protein codes for MATLLFSFRLLTRALGWLWLIATPALASDTAGLATLDWTLAETLVALGDPPDAVAQVSDYHSWVGEPRLPSRVTDIGLRTQPNVELLARMAPEHILLTPMFAHLTPRLSRIGTVNSMALYTPGEATWEQILGLTRELGELNGDWESAEALISSTEARMAELAAQLPETVPPLLIVQFMDERHVRVFGENGLFQAVLDRLGLENAWPGSTNAWGFALVGIETLLELDARLVVVEPYPTGVEAKLAESALWQHHPSVRDGSLITLPPTWSFGAFPSAQRFAELLVPALLQSRSR; via the coding sequence ATGGCCACATTGCTCTTCTCATTCCGGCTCCTGACCCGGGCTCTTGGTTGGCTATGGCTGATTGCCACGCCGGCCTTGGCCAGTGATACAGCCGGTCTGGCGACGCTCGACTGGACCCTGGCCGAGACACTGGTCGCCCTGGGCGACCCGCCCGATGCGGTCGCCCAAGTCAGTGATTACCACAGCTGGGTCGGTGAGCCGAGACTGCCGAGCCGCGTGACCGATATCGGCCTGCGTACGCAGCCCAACGTCGAATTACTGGCTCGCATGGCTCCGGAGCACATCCTGCTCACGCCCATGTTCGCGCATTTGACACCTCGGCTGAGCCGCATTGGCACCGTAAACAGCATGGCGCTCTACACGCCGGGAGAAGCCACTTGGGAGCAGATACTTGGCCTGACCCGGGAGCTGGGCGAACTGAATGGAGACTGGGAGTCGGCCGAAGCGCTGATCTCTTCCACCGAAGCGCGCATGGCGGAGCTTGCAGCTCAACTGCCGGAAACAGTGCCGCCACTGCTGATCGTCCAGTTCATGGACGAACGGCACGTACGCGTCTTCGGCGAAAACGGTCTGTTCCAGGCCGTGCTGGATCGGCTGGGCCTCGAGAACGCCTGGCCTGGGTCGACCAATGCCTGGGGATTTGCCCTGGTGGGCATAGAAACGCTGCTCGAACTGGATGCCCGCCTCGTGGTAGTGGAGCCCTATCCGACCGGCGTCGAGGCCAAACTGGCCGAAAGCGCCCTCTGGCAACATCACCCCAGCGTGCGCGACGGCAGCCTGATCACCCTGCCACCGACATGGAGTTTCGGTGCGTTCCCCTCGGCGCAACGCTTCGCCGAACTTCTCGTTCCCGCACTGCTGCAGTCGCGCTCCCGATAG
- a CDS encoding TonB-dependent siderophore receptor, whose product MPTPRPLALSISLVSALVAIQTQAQQSAETPAETLEALTITGQAATKTETPFVETPQSTSTIEREEWESRGAQTVQRALDYTPGVFTNQIGASNRFDYLVLRGFSDGSLSNTFLDGLKLMGDTNSHSSMTIDPWFLDSIEVVRGPASVLYGQASPGGVVALTSKRPQFQQGGELRLSAGNNAQRSVAFDLTGPLGEQQRVAYRLVGLARAADTQFGPVEEERYAISPSLTWDLNDATSLTLKAYLQQDPEGGYHAGLPYEGTAVDRGSRRISNSFFEGEDEYDKYQRTQRLLGYELEHRFNEAWTGRQRLNYLNADVTLNQVYAYGWAPGSDSELIRYYSGSDESLEAWTLDNQLEASLSTGFIDHTVLVGADYQRRDNRVEWPSGMFPNIDAFDPQYGAGPTAMFAPLREDHELRQTGIYLQDQMALGNWRLTLGGRYDWVDIANTNRDSGDTSELDDTQLSGRAGLLYLFDNGVAPYVSYSTAFTPTSFVDAEGDLLPPMEGRQIETGLKYQPAGTRDRYSAALFQINQENVATKEQPTDPYRAVGEIESKGLELEAYTHLTDSLRLQAAYSYTDITYKRSDDGNQGNRAIYAPRHQASLWGIMPFRTVRWPGSMRDWGYATTPTSRPTGPTPPRCRRIPWSTPPWATTSAG is encoded by the coding sequence ATGCCGACACCCCGCCCACTGGCACTGAGCATCTCTCTCGTGTCTGCCCTCGTTGCCATCCAGACCCAGGCACAACAGTCCGCCGAGACACCGGCCGAGACCCTGGAGGCGCTGACCATTACCGGGCAGGCCGCGACCAAGACCGAGACGCCGTTCGTCGAAACGCCACAGTCGACTTCCACCATCGAGCGCGAAGAGTGGGAAAGCCGCGGCGCCCAAACCGTGCAGCGCGCCCTGGACTACACTCCAGGCGTCTTCACCAACCAGATCGGCGCCTCCAACCGCTTCGACTACCTGGTGCTGCGCGGCTTCTCCGACGGCAGCCTCAGCAATACCTTCCTCGATGGCCTAAAGCTGATGGGGGATACCAACTCGCATAGCTCGATGACCATCGATCCATGGTTTCTCGACAGCATCGAGGTGGTGCGCGGGCCGGCATCGGTACTCTATGGCCAGGCTTCGCCGGGCGGCGTCGTCGCCCTCACCAGCAAGCGCCCACAGTTCCAGCAAGGCGGCGAACTACGCCTCTCCGCGGGCAACAACGCCCAGCGCAGTGTCGCCTTCGACCTGACGGGACCACTGGGCGAGCAGCAGCGCGTCGCCTACCGACTCGTCGGCCTGGCCAGGGCCGCCGACACCCAGTTCGGCCCAGTGGAAGAGGAGCGCTATGCCATCTCCCCCTCCCTGACCTGGGACCTCAACGACGCTACCAGCCTGACGCTCAAGGCCTACCTGCAGCAGGATCCCGAGGGAGGCTATCATGCCGGCCTGCCCTATGAGGGCACCGCGGTGGATCGCGGCAGCCGACGCATATCCAATAGTTTCTTCGAGGGCGAAGACGAGTACGACAAGTACCAGCGCACCCAGCGACTGCTGGGCTACGAACTCGAGCACCGCTTCAACGAGGCCTGGACAGGGCGTCAGCGGCTGAATTACCTCAACGCAGACGTGACGCTCAATCAGGTCTATGCCTACGGCTGGGCTCCCGGCAGCGACAGCGAGCTGATCCGCTACTATTCGGGTTCCGACGAGTCCCTGGAAGCCTGGACCCTCGACAACCAGCTCGAAGCCAGCCTGTCCACCGGCTTCATCGACCATACCGTGCTGGTTGGCGCCGACTATCAACGGCGCGACAATCGCGTCGAGTGGCCCTCCGGCATGTTCCCCAACATCGATGCCTTCGACCCGCAATACGGCGCCGGACCGACCGCCATGTTCGCTCCCCTGCGTGAGGACCACGAACTCCGCCAGACCGGCATCTACCTGCAGGACCAGATGGCCTTGGGCAACTGGCGGCTGACGCTGGGCGGACGCTACGACTGGGTCGATATCGCCAACACCAACCGGGACAGCGGCGACACCAGCGAACTCGACGACACCCAGCTCAGCGGCCGCGCCGGCCTGCTCTACCTGTTCGACAACGGCGTCGCTCCCTACGTCAGCTACTCTACCGCCTTCACGCCGACCAGCTTCGTTGATGCCGAGGGCGACTTGCTCCCCCCGATGGAGGGCAGGCAGATCGAGACCGGCCTGAAGTATCAGCCGGCGGGAACCCGGGATCGCTACAGCGCGGCGCTGTTCCAGATCAACCAGGAGAACGTGGCGACCAAGGAACAGCCTACCGACCCCTATCGCGCCGTGGGCGAGATCGAATCCAAGGGGCTCGAGCTCGAGGCGTACACCCACCTGACCGACAGCCTGAGACTGCAGGCGGCGTATAGCTATACCGACATCACCTACAAGCGCAGTGACGACGGCAACCAGGGCAACCGCGCCATCTATGCACCACGTCACCAGGCCAGCCTGTGGGGCATTATGCCTTTCAGAACGGTGCGCTGGCCGGGCTCGATGCGGGACTGGGGATACGCTACTACGCCGACATCCAGGCCGACCGGGCCAACACCGCCGAGGTGCCGGCGTATACCCTGGTCGACGCCACCCTGGGCTACGACCTCGGCCGGCTAG